From a single Lolium rigidum isolate FL_2022 chromosome 7, APGP_CSIRO_Lrig_0.1, whole genome shotgun sequence genomic region:
- the LOC124677281 gene encoding glycosyltransferase BC10-like: MTPMVVSLLLFASLTALLLMAPRVSPPPLLVRPDDKPPAAAAAAAGVAAAVAASGGGAAGVGEGAEDLALFRRVTLDAGEGSAVAAAPKVAFLFLTNSDLTFAPLWERFFAGHAHRFNVYVHADPAATLLLPPTPSFRGRFVAAKPTRRGDPSLIAAARRLLAAALLDDPANAYFALLSQHCVPLRAFPRLYATLFPPTAPHHHRLPSYIEVLTGEPQMPARYVARGDDAMLPEVPFERFRVGSQFFTLARRHAVLVVRERRLWRKFREPCLPDSQDACYPEEHYFPTLLDMADPAGVARYTLTSVNWTGSVDGHPHTYAATEVSPRLIADLRRPNTSTHEHMFARKFAPDCLAPLMDIADTVIFKD, translated from the coding sequence ATGACGCCCATGGTGGTCTCCCTCCTGCTCTTCGCCTCCCTCACCGCGCTGCTCCTCATGGCCCCGCGCGTCTCGCCGCCGCCCCTGCTCGTTCGGCCCGACGAcaagccgcccgccgccgccgctgccgccgcggggGTGGCTGCTgccgtcgcggcgagcggaggaGGCGCAGCCGGAGTCGGGGAGGGAGCGGAGGACCTCGCCCTGTTCCGCCGCGTGACGCTGGACGCGGGCGAGGGGTCCGCTGTCGCCGCGGCCCCCAAGGTGGCGTTCCTCTTCCTCACCAACTCCGACCTCACCTTCGCGCCGCTCTGGGAGCGCTTCTTCGCGGGCCACGCGCACCGCTTCAACGTCTACGTGCACGCCGACCCGGCCGCAACCCTCCTCCTGCCCCCCACCCCCTCCTTCCGGGGCCGCTTCGTGGCGGCCAAGCCCACGCGCCGCGGGGACCCGAGCCTcatcgcggcggcgcggcgccttCTCGCCGCGGCCCTGCTCGACGACCCCGCCAACGCCTACTTCGCGCTGCTCTCGCAGCACTGCGTCCCGCTCCGCGCCTTCCCGCGCCTCTACGCCACGCTCTTCCCTCCCACGGCCccgcaccaccaccgcctcccGAGCTACATCGAGGTGCTCACGGGCGAGCCGCAGATGCCCGCCCGCTACGTCGCGCGCGGGGACGACGCCATGCTCCCCGAGGTGCCCTTCGAACGATTCCGCGTCGGCTCCCAGTTCTTCACCCTGGCCCGACGCCACGCCGTGCTCGTCGTCCGCGAGCGCAGGCTCTGGCGCAAGTTCCGGGAGCCATGCCTGCCCGACTCGCAGGACGCGTGCTACCCGGAGGAGCACTACTTCCCCACGCTGCTCGACATGGCCGACCCCGCCGGCGTCGCGCGCTACACGCTCACCAGCGTCAACTGGACCGGCAGCGTCGACGGCCACCCGCACACCTACGCTGCGACCGAGGTGTCGCCACGGCTCATCGCTGACCTGCGCCGACCCAATACCTCCACGCATGAGCACATGTTCGCGCGCAAGTTCGCGCCCGACTGCCTTGCGCCGCTCATGGACATCGCCGACACTGTCATCTTCAAGGATTGA